Genomic window (Fusobacterium perfoetens):
GGAGATTCTGTTAAAATTTTCGGAGATGTTGGATTTTATGAAAACAGAGGGGATTTTCAGATTCTTGTAAGACATATTGAAAAAGAAGATAAAATAGGAGAGCTTTACAGAAAACTTGAGGAGGTAAAAAAATCATTTGAAGAAAAAGGATATTTTTCTCCTTTATACAAAAAACCTCTTCCAAAATATCCAAAATCAGTGGGAGTAGTTACATCTCTTAATGGAGCAGCTCTTCATGATATTATAAACACTGCAAGAAAAAGAATGAAAAATATAGATATCTATGTTTATCCTGCAAAAGTTCAAGGGCCAGGTGCGGCTGAGGAAATAGTAAAAGGGATTGAAACTCTTGATAAGATAGATGAAATAGATTTTATAGTAGCAGGAAGAGGAGGAGGAAGCATAGAAGATCTTTGGGCTTTTAATGAAGAAAAAGTGGCTCTTGCATTTTTTAACTGTAAGAAACCTATAATTTCTGCTGTAGGGCATGAAATAGATTTTCTTCTTTCAGATTTAACAGCTGATATAAGGGCAGCAACTCCTACTCAGAGTATGGAAATAGCTGTTCCTGTAAGAAGTGATATAGAGAGTATGCTTGAAAATAAAAAGAAATATCTTGATTCTCTTATAAAAAGCAAAATAGAAAAAAGTAGAAAAGAACTTGAAAATTTAGAAAATTCTTTTGCACTTAAAAATTTTTCAAGATATATTGATGACTGCAGAGAAGAAGTTGTATCAAGAGAAAAAGAACTTCAAAGAGCATTAAAAATTTTTCTTGAAAGAAAGAGACAGGAACTTATTCTTAAAACAGAAAAGATTATAAATATTAATCCTCTTTCAACTCTTTCAAGAGGATATAGCATTACAAGAAAAAACAATATAATTTTAAAAGATACATCTTCTCTTAAAGAGGGAGATGAAATTACTACTAATTTATATAATGGTACTGTAATAAGTACAGTAAAGGAGATTAAATAATTTATGAAAAAACTGGCAGTAATATTTTTTATTATCT
Coding sequences:
- the xseA gene encoding exodeoxyribonuclease VII large subunit, with protein sequence MADRVYSVSEFNKIVKGYLEENPVLQEFFLKGELSGVNYYRSGHLYFTLKDSKCQVKCAAFSYKYKRIPEDLKEGDSVKIFGDVGFYENRGDFQILVRHIEKEDKIGELYRKLEEVKKSFEEKGYFSPLYKKPLPKYPKSVGVVTSLNGAALHDIINTARKRMKNIDIYVYPAKVQGPGAAEEIVKGIETLDKIDEIDFIVAGRGGGSIEDLWAFNEEKVALAFFNCKKPIISAVGHEIDFLLSDLTADIRAATPTQSMEIAVPVRSDIESMLENKKKYLDSLIKSKIEKSRKELENLENSFALKNFSRYIDDCREEVVSREKELQRALKIFLERKRQELILKTEKIININPLSTLSRGYSITRKNNIILKDTSSLKEGDEITTNLYNGTVISTVKEIK